In one Mucilaginibacter ginsenosidivorax genomic region, the following are encoded:
- a CDS encoding YdeI/OmpD-associated family protein yields MLKKGEHIEGTPTELQVLLDQEPEAMEFFESLSKSYKQGYCDWVGSAKQEDTRKVRADKAMIMLRNKQKTLKT; encoded by the coding sequence ATGTTAAAAAAAGGCGAACACATTGAAGGTACCCCAACCGAACTACAGGTACTGCTTGACCAGGAACCCGAGGCTATGGAATTTTTTGAAAGTCTGTCCAAATCATACAAACAGGGTTACTGCGATTGGGTAGGCTCGGCAAAGCAGGAAGATACGCGCAAAGTGAGGGCCGATAAGGCAATGATCATGCTGCGGAACAAGCAAAAAACGCTGAAGACTTAA
- a CDS encoding DUF6438 domain-containing protein, giving the protein MWHLRFRPQYYVLVIVFFCALTFGCAQKTLTANSIVKIESDLSNFGVESEWYPSIHCLINLADKSSSCKKIYDSSKFKDSTYLLSNNDMRQIDSMLKHTDLKKLKNKYSVSVPDQPKSTITFYTDTGKIVIEDYGLQGEYPLQDLYKIIYKI; this is encoded by the coding sequence ATGTGGCATTTAAGATTTCGACCGCAGTACTATGTTTTAGTTATAGTATTCTTTTGTGCTTTAACATTTGGTTGCGCACAAAAAACACTTACAGCAAATTCCATCGTTAAAATCGAATCAGACCTGAGCAATTTCGGGGTAGAATCAGAATGGTATCCATCAATCCATTGCCTGATAAACCTGGCAGATAAATCAAGTAGTTGTAAAAAAATCTACGATAGCTCTAAGTTCAAAGATTCTACTTATTTGTTAAGTAATAACGACATGCGGCAAATTGACAGCATGCTCAAGCATACTGATTTAAAAAAATTGAAAAATAAATATTCTGTTAGCGTTCCAGATCAGCCCAAATCGACAATAACGTTTTATACCGATACCGGCAAAATTGTAATTGAAGATTATGGATTACAGGGAGAATATCCTTTGCAGGATTTATATAAAATAATTTACAAGATCTGA
- a CDS encoding GNAT family N-acetyltransferase, translated as MIREARNTDALTLSQLIVLAMGELAPKFVNGRDESEAGSLFELFAGKTGNQYSYENALVYEDETGICGMILGYDGAKLATLREPFLQHIKTTYNFEQPVEDETEPGEYYIDCLSVFPGHQGKGIGKKLIKAFIEYAADKGYFTTGLLVSKNNPGAKSMYTSLDFKVVDERLFVGDMYEHLQYKIKPEA; from the coding sequence ATGATAAGGGAAGCAAGAAACACAGACGCACTTACGCTAAGCCAGCTTATTGTCCTTGCCATGGGCGAGCTTGCCCCCAAATTTGTAAACGGCAGAGATGAGAGCGAGGCCGGTTCTCTTTTTGAGCTGTTTGCCGGCAAAACAGGCAATCAATACAGTTATGAAAATGCTTTAGTTTATGAAGATGAAACCGGCATTTGCGGCATGATCCTCGGGTACGATGGTGCTAAACTGGCCACATTAAGGGAGCCGTTTTTACAGCATATTAAAACGACTTACAACTTTGAGCAACCTGTTGAAGACGAAACCGAACCCGGCGAATATTATATTGATTGCCTAAGTGTGTTCCCCGGCCACCAGGGTAAGGGGATAGGCAAAAAACTTATAAAAGCATTTATCGAATATGCGGCTGATAAAGGGTATTTCACCACCGGCTTACTGGTCAGCAAAAATAACCCTGGGGCTAAATCTATGTATACCAGCCTGGACTTTAAGGTAGTGGACGAGCGGCTTTTTGTAGGAGATATGTACGAGCACCTGCAATACAAAATTAAGCCGGAGGCTTAA
- a CDS encoding aminotransferase-like domain-containing protein, with the protein MEKQLIAQHDDFLYAQIVSRIEKQIKQNLLKTGDRLPSVRALSLEQGISISTSYKAYVELENMGMIEARPKSGYYVKFSPAKVSHVPTTKPPAKKIAQASVTDMIAMVYQNMDSDSVLRLSRSSPPLSMIPMAKLNKSMMEAIRKSPSGNINYENLQGNVSLRRQIAKNAFNWGGNITQEDVVTTQGCMEALIFCLRALTKPGDTIAIESPTYFGIFNIMLSLDLKVLEIPVNPDTGIDLDYLGQAINEVDIKVCLFVTNFSNPVGSCMPDENKQQLVTLLAAKKIPLIEDDIYGEIYFGKSRPRTCKSYDKDGWVLLCSSVSKSIAPGYRVGWCIPGRFKEQIINLKMMHTISAATPTQAAIAHFFETGRYDLHMRNLRKALYTQSLRYTQAIATYFPSGTKISRPQGGYALWVELDKHINAFELYQLAMAQNISIAPGQIFSTDARFTNFIRISFGLSFDDVVEQSIKVLGELVRSL; encoded by the coding sequence ATGGAAAAGCAATTAATAGCCCAGCATGATGATTTTTTATATGCGCAGATCGTATCGCGCATTGAAAAGCAAATCAAACAAAACCTGTTAAAAACCGGCGACAGGCTGCCATCTGTAAGGGCGTTAAGCCTGGAGCAGGGCATCAGCATTAGCACATCGTATAAAGCGTATGTGGAACTGGAGAATATGGGAATGATAGAGGCCCGGCCTAAATCGGGCTACTATGTTAAGTTTTCGCCTGCAAAGGTTAGCCATGTGCCAACCACAAAGCCGCCCGCCAAAAAAATAGCGCAAGCCAGCGTTACCGACATGATAGCCATGGTATACCAGAACATGGATAGCGACAGCGTGTTGCGCCTGTCGCGCTCATCGCCGCCGCTTAGCATGATACCGATGGCCAAGCTCAATAAATCGATGATGGAGGCTATTCGTAAAAGTCCGTCGGGCAACATCAATTACGAAAACCTGCAGGGCAACGTTTCGCTGCGCAGGCAGATAGCCAAAAACGCGTTTAACTGGGGCGGCAACATTACCCAGGAGGATGTGGTAACCACCCAGGGCTGCATGGAGGCGCTGATATTTTGCCTGCGTGCGCTTACCAAACCCGGCGATACCATAGCTATTGAAAGCCCTACTTATTTTGGCATTTTTAATATTATGCTCAGTCTCGATTTAAAAGTGCTGGAGATTCCGGTTAACCCCGATACCGGCATCGACCTGGACTATTTAGGGCAAGCCATTAACGAGGTTGATATTAAAGTATGCCTGTTTGTTACCAATTTTAGCAACCCGGTAGGCAGCTGCATGCCCGATGAAAACAAGCAGCAACTGGTTACCTTATTAGCCGCCAAAAAAATCCCACTGATTGAGGACGATATTTATGGCGAAATATACTTTGGTAAAAGCCGCCCGCGTACCTGCAAAAGCTATGATAAGGATGGCTGGGTATTGTTATGCTCCTCTGTTTCCAAATCTATAGCGCCGGGTTACCGGGTGGGCTGGTGTATCCCCGGGCGGTTTAAGGAACAAATCATCAATCTGAAAATGATGCATACCATCAGTGCGGCCACCCCAACGCAGGCTGCCATTGCCCATTTTTTTGAAACCGGCCGCTATGATTTGCATATGCGCAACCTGCGCAAGGCTTTGTACACGCAATCGCTCAGGTATACGCAGGCCATTGCTACCTATTTTCCGTCAGGCACTAAAATAAGCCGGCCGCAAGGCGGGTACGCGCTATGGGTTGAGCTGGATAAACACATCAATGCGTTTGAACTTTACCAACTGGCCATGGCCCAAAACATCAGCATTGCCCCGGGGCAAATTTTCAGCACCGATGCCCGGTTTACCAATTTTATCCGTATTAGTTTTGGGCTAAGTTTTGATGATGTGGTAGAGCAGAGTATTAAGGTGCTGGGCGAGTTGGTGAGAAGCCTGTGA
- a CDS encoding GNAT family N-acetyltransferase, which translates to MELQLIDYQPEYQPYFEKFNKAWLEEFFVVEPLDKWVLENPDEAMLKQGGKIYFAASGDTIIGTVGLRFIEDGVFELTKMAVDKAYHGGGAGKFLCQAGIDKAKEMGVKKLILFSSRVLKNAIHIYHKLGFTEIPVTPGTYGRADIMMEINFQ; encoded by the coding sequence ATGGAACTGCAACTTATCGACTATCAGCCCGAATACCAGCCTTACTTCGAAAAATTTAACAAGGCCTGGCTCGAAGAATTTTTTGTAGTTGAGCCACTCGACAAATGGGTTTTAGAAAACCCAGACGAAGCGATGTTGAAACAAGGCGGCAAAATATATTTCGCGGCCTCCGGCGATACCATTATAGGCACTGTTGGGCTGCGCTTTATTGAAGATGGCGTTTTTGAACTTACCAAAATGGCAGTTGATAAAGCCTATCATGGCGGCGGCGCCGGCAAGTTTTTATGCCAGGCCGGTATTGATAAAGCAAAGGAAATGGGGGTTAAAAAGCTTATCCTTTTCTCCAGCCGCGTTTTAAAAAACGCAATTCATATTTATCACAAATTGGGCTTTACAGAAATCCCGGTAACTCCCGGTACTTATGGCCGCGCGGATATTATGATGGAGATAAATTTTCAATAA
- a CDS encoding aminotransferase class V-fold PLP-dependent enzyme: protein MNITPITEQEITQLRAETIGTTQKIHFNNAGASFNPDVVVDTVINYLREEATLGGYEIEDKYRDELNNTYRLIAKLINADDDEIAIVENASTAWGIAFNGIDFKPGDEIITCEMEYVTNIIGFINVQKTLGVSLKIIPNDVQGNFPLDVFEQAISPKTKLIAMTQIPSTAGGMIPVVEIGKIARRHRVLYLVDACQSAGQIPLDVKEIGCDMLSVTGRKYLRAPRGTGFLFIRKGIQDSLKLLFMDGYSAPTVSLHDFKPRGDARRFELYEKNRALTLGLGKAVDYALNIGVDRIWKRIQYLATLLRRELAAIEGITVHDFGAQQCGIVTFSAKGLENALVKNKLADKNINVSVGKAISTLIYMDKNHLLNNVRASVHYYNTEAEIQVLCTELKSMLVS, encoded by the coding sequence ATGAACATTACCCCGATAACAGAACAGGAAATAACACAACTACGTGCCGAAACCATTGGCACAACTCAAAAAATACACTTCAATAATGCCGGGGCTTCTTTTAATCCCGATGTGGTGGTGGATACTGTAATTAACTACCTGCGTGAAGAAGCAACCCTGGGCGGCTACGAAATTGAAGATAAATACCGCGATGAACTAAACAATACGTACAGGTTGATAGCCAAACTGATTAACGCCGATGACGACGAAATTGCCATTGTAGAAAATGCGAGCACCGCCTGGGGCATAGCTTTTAACGGTATCGATTTTAAACCCGGCGATGAGATAATTACCTGCGAAATGGAATATGTAACCAATATCATCGGTTTTATAAATGTGCAAAAAACATTGGGTGTAAGCCTTAAAATAATCCCCAATGATGTACAGGGCAATTTTCCGCTGGATGTTTTTGAACAGGCCATTTCGCCCAAAACCAAACTCATCGCCATGACGCAGATACCGTCAACGGCAGGTGGCATGATCCCGGTTGTGGAGATTGGGAAAATAGCCCGCAGGCACAGGGTTTTGTATCTGGTTGACGCCTGCCAAAGTGCCGGGCAAATTCCGCTGGATGTTAAAGAGATTGGCTGCGATATGCTATCTGTAACCGGTCGAAAATACCTGCGGGCACCAAGAGGAACCGGCTTTTTGTTTATACGCAAAGGGATTCAGGACTCGCTGAAGCTGCTGTTTATGGATGGTTACAGTGCACCAACCGTAAGCCTGCATGATTTTAAACCGCGAGGCGATGCCCGCCGATTTGAGCTATACGAGAAGAACCGCGCCCTCACCCTTGGGTTGGGCAAAGCGGTAGACTATGCATTAAACATCGGCGTAGACAGGATTTGGAAGCGCATACAATACTTAGCCACCCTGTTGCGCCGTGAACTTGCAGCAATTGAGGGCATTACGGTCCACGATTTTGGTGCACAGCAATGCGGTATCGTAACTTTTTCGGCAAAAGGATTGGAGAACGCGCTTGTAAAAAATAAGCTGGCCGATAAAAACATCAATGTATCGGTTGGCAAAGCCATATCCACGCTAATTTATATGGATAAAAACCACTTGCTAAACAACGTGAGGGCATCGGTGCATTATTATAACACAGAGGCCGAGATTCAGGTGCTTTGTACCGAGCTGAAAAGTATGCTTGTCAGCTAA
- a CDS encoding LTA synthase family protein, translating to MIFEVYFRNKLSGASFSEIAQTFQYGFLMDASVAAYISSVPLLVFCVNWFTKGHIGSKWLRFYVYLAVVIIAIVTVVNLNIFREWGTKVNFRAFDVFFNAPSEAFAASSSSPLFLTFALFVALIAGGVFLSKYIIDFDFKKPNAPLIVKPVIVVLLLGITLLIIRGGLQVAPIAQSNAYFSSKPILNQSALNTEWNLIQNVVENLESPGNPYVFMPAKKASAMVDSMYAVKKDSTLHILTTNRPNVVIFQLESFTADLIESLGGEKGDAPNFEDFIKQGVLFDSVYAASDRTDKGIVAIMSAFPSQATRTIIIDNEKQERLPALSSVFADQGYRTSYFYGGESEFMNFKAYLLSHKITDLVDKRDFEAKEMNSKWGAHDDILFRRNISYLNKVQKPFFSYVQTLSNHEPFELPVPPHFPGDDMGNKFRSTAYYTDASLKQYFDTAKKQSWYKNTLFVLVADHGHRLPLDKSEPYEPRKYHIPILFFGDAIKPEYRGLRVKKLGNQTDIAATLLAQLNLPHQQFKWSKNLLNPYSLDFAFFDWDNGMGFMLPNQAVTYDNAGQTVSYIQNRNAPKAYTNKTLDYAKAFMQQVFTDYLR from the coding sequence GTGATATTCGAAGTCTATTTTCGCAACAAACTCAGTGGCGCCAGCTTTTCGGAGATAGCTCAAACCTTTCAGTACGGCTTCCTGATGGATGCCTCGGTAGCGGCATACATCAGTTCGGTTCCCTTGCTTGTATTCTGTGTTAACTGGTTTACCAAAGGGCACATCGGCAGTAAATGGCTCAGGTTTTACGTTTACCTGGCTGTGGTTATCATCGCTATTGTAACGGTTGTTAACCTCAACATTTTCCGCGAATGGGGCACCAAGGTAAATTTCAGGGCGTTTGATGTTTTCTTTAACGCGCCATCCGAGGCTTTTGCAGCATCAAGTTCGTCGCCGCTGTTTTTAACTTTTGCGCTGTTTGTGGCGTTGATAGCCGGAGGTGTTTTTCTGTCGAAATACATTATCGATTTTGATTTTAAAAAGCCCAATGCGCCACTGATTGTAAAGCCCGTTATCGTTGTTTTGTTGCTGGGGATAACCCTGCTCATTATCCGTGGCGGCCTGCAGGTAGCGCCGATAGCCCAAAGCAATGCCTATTTCTCGTCAAAACCCATCCTTAACCAATCGGCATTAAACACCGAGTGGAACCTGATCCAGAACGTGGTAGAAAACCTGGAATCGCCGGGCAATCCGTACGTGTTTATGCCTGCCAAAAAAGCTTCGGCAATGGTTGATAGCATGTACGCCGTAAAAAAGGACAGCACTTTACATATCCTGACAACCAACCGCCCAAACGTAGTTATTTTTCAACTGGAAAGTTTTACTGCCGACCTGATTGAATCATTAGGCGGAGAGAAAGGCGATGCGCCTAACTTTGAAGATTTTATAAAACAGGGCGTTTTGTTTGATAGCGTATACGCCGCCAGCGACCGTACCGACAAAGGCATCGTAGCCATTATGAGCGCTTTCCCATCGCAGGCCACGCGCACCATCATCATTGATAACGAAAAGCAGGAACGCCTGCCGGCACTATCCAGTGTTTTTGCCGACCAAGGATACCGAACATCGTACTTTTACGGCGGAGAAAGCGAGTTCATGAACTTTAAAGCCTACCTGCTAAGCCATAAAATAACCGATCTGGTAGATAAAAGAGATTTTGAAGCCAAAGAAATGAACTCCAAATGGGGCGCTCACGACGATATTTTGTTCAGGCGGAATATCAGCTACCTGAACAAAGTACAAAAGCCATTTTTTAGTTATGTTCAAACGCTAAGCAACCACGAACCCTTTGAGCTTCCAGTTCCACCGCATTTCCCCGGCGATGATATGGGCAATAAATTCAGGAGCACCGCATATTATACTGATGCCAGCCTGAAACAATATTTTGATACCGCAAAAAAACAAAGCTGGTACAAAAACACCCTGTTTGTTTTAGTGGCCGATCATGGTCACCGCTTACCGCTCGATAAATCGGAACCTTACGAACCACGTAAATACCACATTCCCATACTGTTTTTTGGCGATGCCATTAAACCGGAGTATCGTGGCCTAAGGGTAAAAAAACTGGGCAACCAAACGGATATAGCGGCTACCCTGTTGGCGCAGCTGAACCTGCCACATCAGCAATTCAAATGGTCGAAGAATTTACTGAACCCTTATAGCCTGGATTTCGCTTTTTTCGACTGGGATAATGGCATGGGCTTTATGCTGCCCAACCAGGCTGTTACTTACGATAATGCAGGCCAAACAGTTAGCTATATCCAAAACAGGAACGCACCAAAAGCTTATACTAATAAAACGTTGGATTATGCCAAGGCTTTTATGCAGCAGGTATTTACGGATTATTTGAGGTAG
- a CDS encoding LysR family transcriptional regulator, giving the protein MNTNDLKIFEAVAANGSFTKAAESMFTVQSNVTARIKSLEEEFGTELFTRTSRKVELTAAGQTLMQYSKQVGHLIEEAKKNIQNADQVKGHIKIGCIETTMALKAPAIINHFADTYPEVELEFRSAMAGSLISDVMNYKLDAAFVPAPVNIPELEQVMIKEEQLVILAPAGIKNINDAIAVSPLKIVVFDQGCVFRARLESWLGSKGIIRYKSIVVNSIEGIINFVEAGLGVSILPEEVISQYYSNRKINTFVMNKEIGTMTTVLITRRDVPQSRALKAFLDMY; this is encoded by the coding sequence ATGAATACCAACGATCTTAAAATATTTGAAGCCGTGGCGGCCAATGGCAGTTTTACTAAAGCCGCCGAATCAATGTTTACAGTACAATCAAACGTAACGGCACGCATTAAAAGTTTGGAGGAAGAATTTGGCACCGAGCTTTTTACCCGAACATCGCGCAAGGTTGAATTGACGGCAGCCGGGCAAACTTTGATGCAGTACAGCAAACAGGTAGGCCATTTGATTGAGGAAGCCAAAAAAAACATCCAAAATGCCGACCAGGTTAAAGGGCATATAAAAATAGGTTGTATTGAAACAACCATGGCACTCAAAGCCCCCGCGATCATCAACCATTTTGCAGATACCTATCCAGAGGTTGAACTCGAGTTCAGATCGGCTATGGCGGGCAGCCTTATCAGCGATGTTATGAACTATAAATTGGATGCAGCTTTTGTGCCTGCGCCGGTTAACATTCCCGAGCTGGAGCAGGTGATGATTAAAGAAGAGCAACTGGTCATTTTAGCACCGGCCGGCATCAAAAATATTAACGACGCCATTGCCGTTAGTCCCTTAAAAATTGTGGTATTTGACCAGGGTTGTGTTTTTAGGGCAAGGTTGGAATCGTGGCTTGGTTCAAAAGGCATCATTCGCTATAAAAGTATTGTGGTTAACTCCATCGAAGGCATCATCAACTTTGTAGAAGCCGGCCTGGGTGTCAGTATATTACCAGAGGAAGTGATTAGCCAGTATTACAGCAACCGAAAGATAAATACCTTTGTGATGAATAAGGAAATAGGCACCATGACCACAGTACTGATAACCCGGAGAGATGTACCGCAATCAAGAGCATTGAAAGCTTTTTTGGATATGTATTGA